A genomic region of Salinibacter pepae contains the following coding sequences:
- the recJ gene encoding single-stranded-DNA-specific exonuclease RecJ — MTYRWTPRALDEPDVVPRLQRELNDLPAPLARALALREVTTLEEAKHFFRADRSALHDPFGMAGMDAAAARLSDAIDDGASVLVYGDYDVDGTTGTALFVDFLRDRGVDVSFFIPDRYEDGYGLCRRGLDAAAERGASLVVALDCGITAHEEAAYAQELGLDLIIADHHTPKETLPEALAVLDPKRPDDDYPFEELPGCGLAFKLVQAVLAHRDAAPDAAYEYLDLLALSTASDIVPLYGENRVLMAEGLEALQQSTRPGVQALADAADLDLQTVTSTGNIVFTLGPRINAAGRMEHASSAVELLLARSDEEAEPHADELEQLNRERRRIDDTIEEEAIERAERQITSRSPHALVLYDPDWHLGVIGIVASSIVERFHKPTILLTHNGEAVKGSARSIEGINIYEALADCEDVLTQFGGHDHAAGMSLAADDIDAFRDRFDDAVGERVTPELLTPSIKVDAPVDLDTIGSVADRFWAVLKQFGPFGPANPTPVFHAEDLAVVSARTVGSDDSHLKFEVRQRGGSAGGTYDAIGFGMGEKLSVLRESQDTGTPVELLFSLEENTWNGRTTLQLKARDVRLDEA, encoded by the coding sequence ATGACCTACCGATGGACCCCGCGTGCCCTCGACGAGCCCGACGTGGTGCCTCGTCTGCAGCGCGAGCTCAACGACCTGCCCGCGCCCCTCGCCCGTGCCCTCGCCCTGCGCGAGGTCACAACCCTTGAGGAAGCGAAGCACTTCTTCCGGGCCGACCGCTCGGCCCTGCACGACCCGTTTGGGATGGCGGGGATGGATGCGGCGGCGGCCCGCCTGTCCGACGCCATCGACGACGGGGCGTCCGTGCTGGTGTACGGCGACTACGACGTGGACGGGACGACGGGCACGGCGCTCTTCGTAGACTTTCTCCGCGACCGGGGCGTGGACGTGTCCTTCTTTATCCCGGACCGATACGAGGACGGGTACGGGCTCTGCCGGCGGGGCCTCGACGCGGCGGCCGAGCGCGGCGCCTCGCTGGTCGTCGCCCTCGACTGTGGCATCACGGCCCACGAGGAGGCGGCCTACGCCCAGGAATTGGGGCTCGACCTCATCATTGCGGACCACCACACGCCGAAGGAGACGCTGCCGGAGGCACTGGCCGTGCTTGATCCGAAGCGGCCGGACGACGACTACCCGTTCGAGGAGCTGCCCGGGTGCGGGCTGGCCTTCAAGCTCGTCCAGGCGGTCCTCGCGCACCGCGACGCGGCCCCCGACGCGGCCTACGAGTACCTCGACCTTCTGGCCCTCTCTACGGCGAGCGACATCGTTCCGCTCTACGGCGAAAACCGGGTCCTGATGGCCGAGGGGCTGGAGGCCCTGCAGCAGAGCACGCGCCCGGGCGTCCAGGCCCTGGCGGACGCCGCCGACCTCGATCTACAGACCGTCACCTCCACCGGCAACATCGTCTTCACCCTCGGCCCCCGCATCAACGCCGCGGGACGCATGGAGCACGCCTCCTCGGCGGTCGAGCTGCTCCTCGCCCGGAGCGACGAGGAGGCCGAGCCCCACGCCGACGAGCTGGAACAGCTGAACCGCGAGCGGCGCCGCATCGACGACACCATCGAGGAGGAGGCGATCGAACGGGCGGAGCGCCAGATCACGTCTCGCAGCCCGCACGCGCTGGTGCTGTACGACCCGGACTGGCACCTCGGCGTGATCGGCATTGTGGCCAGCAGCATCGTCGAGCGCTTCCACAAGCCGACCATTCTGCTAACCCACAACGGGGAGGCGGTCAAGGGCTCGGCCCGCTCCATCGAGGGCATCAACATCTACGAGGCCCTCGCGGACTGCGAAGACGTGCTCACGCAGTTTGGGGGACACGACCACGCGGCCGGCATGTCGCTGGCGGCCGACGACATCGACGCCTTCCGCGATCGCTTCGACGACGCCGTGGGCGAGCGGGTGACGCCGGAGCTGCTCACCCCGTCGATCAAGGTGGACGCGCCGGTCGACCTCGATACGATCGGATCGGTCGCGGACCGCTTCTGGGCGGTGCTCAAGCAGTTCGGCCCGTTCGGGCCCGCCAACCCGACGCCCGTCTTTCACGCCGAGGACCTGGCCGTGGTCTCCGCCCGCACGGTGGGGAGCGACGATTCGCACCTCAAGTTTGAGGTGCGGCAGCGAGGGGGCTCGGCCGGCGGGACGTACGACGCGATCGGGTTCGGGATGGGCGAGAAGCTGTCGGTGCTCCGGGAGAGTCAGGACACCGGGACGCCCGTAGAGCTGCTCTTTTCCCTGGAGGAGAACACCTGGAACGGCCGCACGACCCTGCAGCTGAAGGCACGAGACGTGCGCCTGGACGAGGCGTGA
- a CDS encoding NfeD family protein, producing MDLDPTLLTWAFVVGGTLLMLIEAVVPGGIAFFLGIGGVVVGGLRALGLLIDPLSSVVTWVFLSTGLTIALRPLMLRFVQGDVSLAMTDEDAEAMGETVTVVEAVGPESPGRIRFRGAAWDARTLEGQLPEGAEAQLLYRDNLTWIVESADHADLDAELSAALGSDVTDGDADRPPSRDDTRADDSGLGYDPSARSSS from the coding sequence ATGGACCTGGACCCAACCCTTCTCACCTGGGCTTTCGTCGTCGGCGGCACGCTCCTCATGTTGATTGAGGCGGTGGTGCCGGGCGGCATCGCGTTCTTCCTCGGCATTGGGGGCGTGGTGGTGGGGGGGCTCCGTGCGCTGGGCCTTCTGATCGACCCCCTGTCGTCGGTCGTGACGTGGGTCTTCCTGTCGACCGGCCTCACGATTGCGCTGCGGCCCCTTATGCTGCGCTTCGTGCAGGGCGACGTGTCGTTGGCCATGACCGACGAAGACGCGGAGGCGATGGGGGAGACCGTAACGGTTGTGGAGGCGGTGGGGCCCGAGAGCCCGGGGCGCATTCGCTTTCGGGGGGCTGCCTGGGACGCCCGCACCCTCGAGGGGCAACTTCCAGAAGGTGCCGAGGCCCAGCTGCTCTACCGCGACAACCTGACGTGGATCGTGGAGTCCGCCGACCACGCCGACCTCGACGCGGAGCTGTCGGCGGCCCTCGGCTCCGACGTGACCGACGGGGACGCAGACCGCCCCCCAAGCCGCGACGACACGAGGGCGGACGACTCCGGGCTGGGCTACGACCCGTCGGCCCGCTCGTCCAGCTAG
- a CDS encoding YheT family hydrolase, with protein MPVRPSSYTAPTGLGGGHRQTLYASLLRRVDFEYDYRERIDTPDDDFLDLDWAQPRAAPSDRAVILTHGLEGSAGRGYMRGMARAFVRRGWDACALNLRGCSGTPNRQVATYHSGKTDDLALVVDHVLDHGYTSVALIGFSLGGNLTLKYLGERGTAADDRIRGAVALSAPVDLNASADRIDRWSNGHYVQYFLRSLRHKMRVKAKQHPTRVSVAPLSRIRSLREFDDAYTAPLHGFDGAADYYRRASSKPSLSALAVPTLLLNAANDPFLPASCYPYSIARPHEWLTLEVPDSGGHVGFVSFGDAGAYWSERRAASFLSPS; from the coding sequence GTGCCCGTCCGCCCCTCCAGCTACACCGCCCCGACAGGCCTCGGCGGGGGCCACCGACAGACCCTGTACGCGTCGTTGCTACGGCGCGTCGACTTTGAGTACGACTACCGCGAACGCATCGACACCCCGGACGACGACTTTCTCGACCTCGACTGGGCGCAGCCCCGCGCGGCTCCGTCGGATCGTGCCGTCATCCTGACGCATGGACTGGAGGGCAGTGCCGGACGCGGATACATGCGGGGGATGGCCCGGGCCTTCGTCCGGCGCGGGTGGGACGCCTGTGCCCTCAACCTGCGCGGCTGCAGCGGCACGCCGAACCGGCAGGTGGCCACCTACCACAGCGGCAAGACCGACGACCTCGCCCTCGTCGTCGACCACGTGCTCGACCACGGATACACGTCCGTGGCCCTGATCGGCTTCAGCCTCGGCGGCAACCTCACGCTCAAATACCTCGGCGAGCGCGGCACGGCGGCCGACGACCGCATTCGGGGCGCCGTGGCCCTCTCCGCCCCCGTCGACCTCAATGCCTCCGCCGACCGGATCGACCGGTGGTCGAACGGGCACTACGTGCAGTACTTCCTCCGGTCGCTCCGGCACAAGATGCGCGTGAAGGCGAAGCAACACCCCACCCGCGTGTCGGTCGCCCCCCTCAGCCGCATCCGCTCGCTTCGGGAATTCGACGACGCCTACACCGCCCCCCTCCACGGCTTCGACGGGGCCGCCGACTACTACCGGCGCGCCAGCAGCAAGCCGTCGCTTTCCGCGTTGGCCGTGCCGACGCTCCTCCTCAACGCCGCCAACGACCCGTTCCTGCCCGCCTCGTGCTACCCATACTCCATCGCCCGCCCCCACGAGTGGCTGACCCTGGAGGTCCCGGACAGCGGCGGCCACGTCGGCTTCGTCTCCTTCGGCGACGCGGGGGCGTACTGGTCCGAGCGCCGCGCCGCGTCGTTTCTGTCCCCGTCGTGA
- a CDS encoding class I SAM-dependent methyltransferase produces the protein MSRSLAFGTAGLALLLAAGGLLYSFGPDERRARAAPAPPDTTDTAGVYSQRAPTRNGIGKVYMGREISKVMGHRGANWLERPAREEKERPGLLVDSLPLGPSDTVADIGAGTGYLSFRVAPRVPQGNILAVDIQPEMLDMIRSRIDERGVDNVTPIRGTVTDPQLPTDSVDLAYMVDAYHEFSHPYEMMTALREDLTPGGRVVLVEYPREDPSIPIKTLHKMTEAQAKKEMRAVGLEWVETKDMLPRQHFMVFRKPAE, from the coding sequence ATGTCCAGGTCCTTGGCATTCGGAACTGCAGGCCTCGCGCTTCTGCTCGCAGCCGGCGGGCTGCTGTATTCGTTCGGTCCGGACGAGCGCCGTGCGCGGGCGGCCCCCGCCCCGCCGGACACGACCGATACCGCCGGCGTCTACAGCCAGCGCGCCCCGACCCGAAACGGCATCGGCAAGGTGTACATGGGCCGCGAGATCTCGAAGGTGATGGGCCACCGCGGGGCCAACTGGTTGGAGCGGCCCGCACGGGAAGAGAAAGAGCGTCCCGGCCTGCTCGTCGACAGCCTGCCGCTCGGCCCGTCCGACACGGTGGCCGACATTGGGGCCGGGACGGGGTACCTCTCGTTCCGCGTGGCCCCACGGGTGCCGCAGGGCAACATCCTCGCGGTCGACATTCAACCGGAGATGCTGGACATGATCCGGTCGCGCATCGATGAGCGGGGGGTAGACAACGTGACCCCGATCCGCGGCACGGTCACGGACCCCCAGCTTCCGACCGACTCCGTCGACCTCGCCTACATGGTGGACGCCTACCACGAGTTCTCGCATCCCTACGAGATGATGACGGCCCTCAGGGAGGACCTGACGCCCGGCGGCCGCGTCGTCCTCGTCGAGTACCCCCGGGAGGACCCGAGCATCCCCATCAAGACGCTCCACAAGATGACGGAGGCCCAGGCCAAGAAGGAGATGCGGGCGGTGGGCCTGGAATGGGTGGAGACCAAAGACATGCTTCCCCGCCAGCACTTCATGGTCTTCCGGAAGCCGGCCGAGTAG
- a CDS encoding UPF0182 family protein produces the protein MSILRSSRLLQILLGIIGVVFTVLLVTPGLVVEYFWLSELDYSSVFWTIRGAQVLLFVLVFLVAGLYFGGNFRVLIGNIPPLWASRWAQEGEAPEVGGEPLTRDRLQRLGYVVAGVLSLLFAAGFSGRWNDLLRFWYAGSYGQADPVYGVDLAFYMLELPFLQSLQSAVVGLAFLGLLALVTGYVIAGQIGIQDGGFEADSGALRHLGANLIFLLLGWAWGFYLDLYELLQEGGGAVYGAGYTDVNVVIPALYVMVAATLALAGLIGLNLYRRRLRLLGIGGAGYLVLLVGGLVLAPSLVTQLTVLPSELQVERPYLENNIDMTREAYALGDFKERSYPAQPELPANAVEQNEETIDNVRLWDPRLLIDTYRQLQEIRLYYEFYSVDVDRYMLDGDYRQVMVSPRELTQQLPEDTWDNRHVRFTHGYGSVSNLVAREGSEGSPEFLTQDIPPQSKYESLDVDNPALYYGERTPTYRIVPAGVPGDSLELDYPRSGENKYTRYGGEGGVSVGSFWKQLLFSYYMGDFNILLTDYIQDDSQIQFWNQVEERVRHVAPFLKLDKDPYLVHGDDRHYYIVDAYTTSNSFPYSEPIRGQQGYQGTRYIRNSVKVVVDAYNGDVSLYVSNREDPIIQTYQRIFPDLFQPLDAMPELLQNHIRYPQDFFEIQMERYRRYHQTQPQVFYNNEDLWTRPQEQYANQQRKMEPYYILTDLPGKDDAGLEFMLMLPMTPDGRDNMIGWVAARSDPPNYGEVVVYELPKDRLIRGPNQIESRIDQDTEISRQLSLWDQRGSSVIRGNLIVVPIEESFLYVEPIYLIADEIQIPEMQRVIAATDQDVAMKRTLRQSLNSVLGEQVVETRDQALAQMQRAARSAQAASPEQVEGLERAKELIQEARDALQGGDFAAFGDRFDELQQVLNDVPLPDTTGAVPPPTSSDTTGTMTAPTGDVSAVRGGS, from the coding sequence ATGTCGATTCTCCGGTCGAGTCGTCTCCTCCAGATCCTGCTCGGCATCATCGGGGTCGTGTTCACCGTGCTGCTCGTCACCCCGGGGCTGGTCGTCGAGTACTTCTGGCTGAGCGAGCTGGACTACTCGAGCGTGTTCTGGACAATCCGGGGCGCGCAGGTACTGCTGTTCGTGCTCGTCTTTCTGGTCGCGGGGCTGTACTTCGGGGGCAACTTCCGTGTCCTGATTGGCAACATCCCGCCCCTCTGGGCCTCGCGCTGGGCCCAGGAGGGCGAGGCGCCCGAGGTGGGGGGGGAGCCCCTCACCCGCGATCGACTGCAGCGCCTGGGCTACGTCGTCGCGGGCGTGCTCAGCCTGCTCTTCGCCGCCGGGTTCTCGGGGCGGTGGAATGACCTGCTCCGGTTCTGGTACGCGGGGTCCTACGGACAGGCCGATCCCGTCTACGGGGTGGACCTGGCGTTCTACATGCTGGAGCTTCCGTTCCTGCAGTCGCTGCAGAGTGCCGTCGTCGGACTGGCCTTCCTCGGCCTCCTGGCCCTCGTAACCGGATACGTCATCGCCGGGCAGATCGGCATCCAGGACGGCGGGTTCGAGGCGGATTCCGGGGCCCTCCGGCACCTTGGGGCGAACCTGATCTTCCTCCTGTTGGGGTGGGCATGGGGCTTCTACCTGGACCTGTACGAGCTTCTGCAGGAGGGCGGCGGCGCGGTGTACGGCGCGGGCTACACGGACGTGAACGTCGTGATTCCGGCCCTCTACGTCATGGTCGCCGCCACACTGGCGCTTGCGGGGCTGATCGGCCTCAACCTGTACCGGCGGCGCCTCCGCCTGCTGGGCATCGGAGGGGCCGGGTACCTCGTCCTTCTGGTCGGTGGGCTCGTGCTGGCGCCGTCGCTCGTGACGCAGCTCACCGTGCTGCCCAGCGAGCTGCAGGTGGAGCGCCCCTACCTGGAGAACAACATCGACATGACCCGCGAGGCGTACGCGCTCGGGGACTTCAAAGAGCGCTCGTACCCGGCCCAGCCGGAGCTGCCGGCGAACGCCGTGGAGCAAAACGAGGAGACCATCGACAACGTGCGGCTCTGGGACCCCCGCCTCCTGATCGACACCTACCGCCAGCTCCAGGAGATTCGCCTCTACTACGAGTTCTACAGCGTGGACGTCGACCGCTACATGCTCGACGGCGACTACCGGCAGGTAATGGTGTCGCCCCGCGAGCTCACCCAGCAGCTCCCGGAGGACACCTGGGACAACCGGCACGTCCGCTTCACGCACGGGTACGGCTCGGTCTCTAACCTCGTGGCGCGGGAGGGCTCGGAAGGCAGTCCGGAATTTCTCACGCAGGACATTCCGCCCCAGTCGAAGTACGAGTCGCTCGACGTGGACAACCCGGCGCTCTACTACGGGGAGCGCACGCCCACCTACCGCATCGTGCCCGCGGGCGTCCCGGGCGACTCGTTGGAGCTGGACTACCCCCGCTCCGGCGAAAACAAGTACACCCGGTACGGCGGGGAGGGGGGCGTTTCCGTCGGCAGCTTCTGGAAGCAGCTGCTCTTCTCCTACTACATGGGCGACTTTAACATTCTTCTCACCGACTACATCCAGGACGACAGCCAGATCCAGTTCTGGAATCAGGTGGAAGAGCGAGTGCGTCACGTCGCCCCCTTCCTGAAGCTCGACAAGGACCCCTACCTGGTTCACGGCGACGACCGTCACTACTACATCGTGGACGCCTACACGACCAGCAACTCGTTCCCCTACTCGGAGCCCATCCGGGGGCAACAGGGCTATCAGGGCACACGCTACATCCGAAACTCGGTGAAGGTCGTGGTGGATGCGTACAACGGGGACGTGTCCCTGTACGTCTCGAACCGGGAGGACCCGATCATCCAGACGTACCAGCGAATCTTCCCGGACCTCTTCCAGCCGCTCGACGCGATGCCGGAGCTGCTGCAAAATCACATCCGGTACCCGCAGGACTTCTTTGAGATCCAGATGGAGCGGTACCGGCGCTACCACCAGACGCAGCCGCAGGTGTTCTACAACAACGAGGACCTCTGGACGCGGCCGCAGGAGCAATACGCGAACCAGCAGCGCAAGATGGAGCCGTACTACATCCTTACGGACCTGCCGGGCAAGGACGATGCCGGGCTGGAGTTCATGCTCATGCTGCCGATGACGCCCGACGGGCGGGACAACATGATCGGCTGGGTGGCCGCCCGGTCCGACCCGCCAAACTACGGGGAGGTGGTCGTCTACGAGCTCCCGAAGGACCGGCTGATTCGCGGCCCCAATCAGATTGAGTCGCGCATCGACCAGGACACCGAGATCTCCCGGCAGCTGTCGCTCTGGGACCAGCGGGGGTCGAGCGTCATCCGCGGCAACCTGATTGTGGTGCCCATCGAGGAATCGTTCCTCTACGTCGAGCCGATTTACCTGATCGCCGACGAGATTCAAATTCCGGAGATGCAACGCGTCATTGCGGCGACCGACCAGGATGTTGCGATGAAGCGGACCCTGCGCCAGTCGCTCAACAGCGTGCTGGGGGAGCAGGTCGTGGAGACGCGCGACCAGGCGTTGGCCCAGATGCAACGGGCCGCACGGTCGGCACAGGCCGCGTCGCCGGAGCAGGTGGAGGGCCTAGAGCGGGCCAAAGAGCTGATTCAGGAGGCGCGAGACGCCCTTCAGGGCGGCGACTTCGCCGCCTTCGGCGATCGGTTCGACGAGCTACAGCAGGTGCTCAACGACGTGCCGCTCCCCGACACCACCGGTGCCGTCCCGCCCCCGACGTCCTCCGACACGACCGGCACCATGACGGCCCCGACGGGGGACGTGTCGGCGGTGCGCGGCGGGTCGTAG
- a CDS encoding PAS domain-containing protein: MADSQNPYSYLREDDPDSAPGDSGDADEPEPPATDLAFDDEGVGEELRHVDEDELNAAPFGIIQIDDAGVVQFYNRYESNLSGIDPADAVGANFFTELAPCSNNPLFFGRFKDGVREGGLDEYFTYTFTYQMRPTLVDVRLYRDEAENNWILIQKR, from the coding sequence ATGGCTGACTCTCAGAATCCGTACTCGTACCTGCGTGAAGACGACCCGGACTCCGCCCCCGGCGACTCGGGCGACGCCGACGAGCCTGAGCCGCCGGCAACGGACCTCGCGTTCGACGACGAGGGGGTGGGGGAGGAGCTGCGTCACGTCGACGAGGACGAGCTGAATGCGGCCCCGTTCGGCATCATTCAGATTGACGACGCGGGGGTCGTGCAGTTCTATAACCGCTACGAGTCGAACCTAAGCGGCATCGATCCGGCAGACGCCGTCGGGGCCAACTTCTTCACGGAGCTGGCGCCGTGCAGCAACAACCCGCTGTTCTTCGGCCGCTTCAAGGACGGGGTTCGAGAGGGGGGGCTCGACGAGTACTTCACGTACACGTTTACCTACCAGATGCGCCCCACCCTCGTCGACGTGCGGCTCTACCGCGACGAGGCGGAGAACAACTGGATCCTGATTCAGAAGCGGTGA
- a CDS encoding SPFH domain-containing protein yields the protein MDASPVEFLNTLSLGILSLLALYVAYKFLRAIRFVPQQNAYVVERLGNYHKTLHAGFHAMVPFIDRVAYTLDLREQAIPVEPQECFTEDNVRVEVDGIIYLSVTNPENAAYGVTDYRRGAIQLAQTTTRSVIGRMELDTTFQERAAISQAVVEVLSEVEQAWGIKVHRYEIKNIDTPRTVQQAMERQMTAERERRATVARSEGKQQSTVNDAEGEKQELINQSEGEKQRRINEAEGRAQEIEALAEATAEAIERVAASVSAPGGEEAVKLRLAEQYLDTIAKLGKEENEVLLPADLTKYESVIDGLSLDEFTLRPDGETPRPSGDGAAGESRPQDD from the coding sequence ATGGATGCCTCCCCCGTCGAATTTCTCAACACCCTCAGCCTCGGCATTCTGTCGCTGCTGGCCCTCTACGTGGCCTACAAGTTCCTGCGGGCCATCCGGTTCGTGCCGCAGCAGAACGCCTACGTGGTGGAGCGGCTCGGCAACTACCACAAGACCCTGCACGCCGGCTTCCACGCGATGGTGCCGTTCATCGACCGCGTGGCCTACACGCTCGACCTCCGCGAGCAGGCCATCCCGGTGGAGCCGCAGGAGTGCTTTACGGAGGACAACGTGCGGGTGGAGGTGGACGGCATCATCTACCTGAGCGTGACCAACCCCGAAAACGCGGCCTACGGCGTGACCGACTACCGCCGTGGGGCCATTCAGCTGGCGCAGACCACCACCCGCTCGGTGATTGGGCGCATGGAGCTGGACACCACCTTTCAGGAGCGGGCGGCCATCAGCCAGGCGGTCGTGGAGGTGCTCAGCGAAGTGGAACAGGCGTGGGGCATCAAGGTGCACCGCTACGAGATCAAAAACATCGACACGCCGCGCACGGTGCAGCAGGCGATGGAGCGGCAGATGACGGCGGAGCGGGAGCGCCGCGCCACGGTGGCCCGGTCGGAGGGCAAGCAGCAGTCCACGGTCAACGACGCCGAGGGCGAGAAGCAGGAGCTGATCAACCAGTCGGAGGGCGAGAAGCAGCGCCGCATCAACGAAGCCGAAGGGCGCGCGCAGGAAATCGAGGCCCTGGCCGAGGCGACGGCGGAGGCAATTGAGCGGGTGGCCGCGTCCGTCTCCGCACCGGGGGGCGAGGAGGCGGTGAAGCTACGACTCGCGGAGCAGTACCTCGACACCATTGCCAAGCTGGGCAAGGAGGAAAACGAGGTGCTCCTGCCGGCGGACCTCACAAAGTACGAGTCGGTGATCGACGGCCTCTCGCTCGACGAATTCACGCTCCGGCCCGACGGCGAGACGCCCCGGCCGTCCGGGGACGGGGCGGCAGGGGAGAGCCGACCACAGGACGACTAG
- the pgeF gene encoding peptidoglycan editing factor PgeF: MSTRHGGVSGPPYDTLNLGRHVGDTASCVEENRRRFCASLQTDPAWLATAGQVHGSTVRVIDAPRHEPFCDGLVTTTPGLLLAIAVADCAPVLLADPTHEVVGACHAGWRGTARRVAAKTVAAMADCGAVPAQIRAYVGPCLSRAAFEVGPEVAAEFDDAVVARPQGADRPHVDLKAALHRQLEAAGVPGGAIEASPRCTLRDTDDFFSYRATDGPTGRMFGALVLRH; encoded by the coding sequence ATGAGCACCCGACACGGGGGCGTGAGCGGCCCGCCCTACGACACCCTCAACCTGGGACGCCACGTGGGCGATACGGCCAGCTGCGTCGAAGAGAACCGGCGCCGGTTCTGTGCCTCCCTCCAGACCGATCCCGCCTGGCTGGCCACGGCCGGGCAGGTGCACGGGTCGACGGTTCGTGTGATCGACGCGCCGCGACACGAGCCCTTCTGCGACGGCCTCGTCACGACCACCCCTGGCCTCCTCCTCGCCATCGCCGTGGCCGACTGTGCGCCCGTGCTCCTGGCCGACCCCACGCACGAGGTCGTGGGGGCCTGCCACGCCGGGTGGCGGGGCACGGCCCGGCGCGTCGCCGCCAAAACGGTCGCGGCCATGGCGGACTGCGGCGCGGTCCCGGCCCAGATCCGAGCGTACGTGGGGCCGTGTCTGTCCCGGGCGGCCTTCGAAGTGGGGCCGGAGGTCGCGGCCGAGTTTGACGACGCCGTGGTGGCGCGCCCCCAAGGCGCCGATCGGCCGCACGTGGACCTCAAGGCCGCCCTCCACCGCCAACTCGAAGCGGCAGGCGTACCGGGCGGCGCCATCGAGGCGTCGCCGCGCTGCACGCTGCGGGACACGGACGACTTCTTCTCCTACCGCGCCACCGACGGCCCCACCGGGCGCATGTTCGGGGCCCTCGTGCTCCGGCATTGA
- a CDS encoding stomatin-like protein, which yields MWTLLLALIALGLFIFYNTFVIVEMREEVILERFGKYHDTLHPGLHFTIPLVDRVAYRQETREQVLDVPHQKCITQDNIEVDVDGIVYLKVMDAYKASYGINDYRLAAVNLAQTTMRSEVGKITLDDTFSERDSMNEAIVEELDKASDPWGVKVMRYELKDIQPSQDIVLTMEKQMEAEREKRAEITESSGERDARINVSEGNRQKSILMSEGQREARVNEAEGEAREMELIAEATANGIERIADAIAQPGGSLAVKMRLTEQFIDRLGEIVDGANVSVLPMEAANLKSFFEGASEVTNPIQNK from the coding sequence ATGTGGACGCTTCTGCTCGCCCTCATCGCCCTTGGGCTGTTTATCTTCTACAACACGTTCGTGATTGTCGAGATGCGCGAGGAGGTCATCCTGGAGCGCTTCGGCAAGTACCACGACACGTTGCATCCCGGGCTCCACTTCACCATTCCGCTGGTCGACCGCGTGGCCTATCGGCAGGAGACGCGCGAGCAGGTGCTCGACGTCCCGCACCAGAAGTGCATCACGCAGGACAACATTGAGGTGGACGTGGACGGCATCGTCTACCTGAAAGTAATGGACGCCTACAAGGCCAGCTACGGCATCAACGACTACCGCCTGGCCGCCGTCAACCTGGCGCAGACGACCATGCGGAGCGAGGTGGGCAAGATTACGCTCGACGACACGTTCAGCGAACGGGACTCGATGAACGAGGCCATTGTGGAGGAGCTGGACAAGGCCTCCGACCCGTGGGGCGTGAAGGTGATGCGCTACGAGCTGAAGGACATCCAGCCGTCGCAGGACATCGTGCTCACGATGGAGAAGCAGATGGAGGCCGAGCGCGAGAAGCGGGCCGAGATTACCGAATCCAGCGGGGAGCGGGACGCCCGGATCAACGTGTCGGAGGGGAACCGGCAGAAGTCGATCCTGATGTCGGAGGGCCAGCGGGAGGCCCGCGTGAACGAGGCGGAAGGGGAGGCCCGCGAGATGGAACTCATCGCGGAGGCGACGGCCAACGGCATCGAGCGCATTGCGGACGCCATCGCCCAGCCCGGCGGCTCCCTGGCCGTCAAGATGCGGCTCACCGAGCAGTTCATCGACCGCCTCGGCGAGATTGTGGACGGCGCCAACGTGAGCGTGCTCCCGATGGAGGCGGCGAACTTGAAGTCGTTCTTCGAAGGCGCATCCGAAGTTACGAATCCGATCCAGAATAAGTAG